One segment of Streptomyces roseifaciens DNA contains the following:
- a CDS encoding LCP family protein, giving the protein MNDRQDPYAHQPQVYGYDAYGQPVYHPDAPERVYDPYGQPVQQHSFSPQEAGHGGGGYDGYGGYDGYGTGGGHDPYGVPAQQPPQQQAQQQEWIPRQAGPPYAEEPGVRERQAQTPGAQPHGAGAYEAEPQAPPAGRQAPGKVPAPTAAADYRTEQFSFIEEPDEDSEDVIDWLKFSESRTERRDERKRKGRNRIVALVVVLVLAVGGAAGYLFLTGSDGKKGAAATAGGQKRDVIVVHLRQTRGGGSSTALLVDNETTKKATTVLLPNTLAVAKEGGAGSTTLGKSVQDDGTGATRDALNTLLGSDIKGSWRLDTPYLENLVELVGGIEADTDTDVPGEKPGDSPLVRRGTAQSLSGRTAVAYATHRGPGEDEGKQLARFGQVMQAVLKKMPDDSASATRTVESLAQIPDPSLSTEQLGASLAHMAALARKGSYATALLPVEKDGTLGEKATGGVVKEVLGGTVRNTGRDATPRVSVKNATGGKGPATSAQITLVNSGYSVIDGGTAGSAATASAVLYADEKRAAEAKEVAKTLGLPAGAVKQAKDATTADVTVVLGKDYKG; this is encoded by the coding sequence GTGAACGACCGACAGGACCCGTACGCACATCAGCCGCAGGTGTACGGCTACGACGCCTACGGGCAGCCGGTGTACCACCCGGACGCGCCCGAGCGGGTCTACGACCCGTACGGTCAACCGGTGCAGCAGCACTCCTTCTCCCCTCAGGAGGCCGGCCACGGGGGCGGCGGGTACGACGGCTACGGCGGGTACGACGGCTACGGCACGGGGGGCGGCCACGACCCGTACGGCGTGCCTGCGCAGCAGCCCCCTCAGCAGCAGGCCCAGCAGCAGGAGTGGATCCCGCGGCAGGCGGGCCCGCCGTACGCCGAGGAGCCCGGCGTCCGGGAGCGGCAAGCGCAGACCCCCGGGGCGCAGCCCCACGGGGCGGGGGCCTACGAGGCGGAGCCTCAGGCGCCACCGGCCGGTCGGCAGGCACCCGGCAAGGTGCCCGCCCCCACCGCGGCGGCGGACTACCGCACCGAGCAGTTCTCGTTCATCGAGGAGCCCGACGAGGACTCCGAGGACGTCATCGACTGGCTCAAGTTCAGCGAGAGCCGCACCGAGCGGCGCGACGAGCGCAAGCGCAAGGGCCGCAACCGGATCGTCGCCCTCGTCGTGGTGCTCGTCCTCGCGGTGGGCGGCGCGGCCGGCTATCTGTTCCTCACCGGCTCGGACGGCAAGAAGGGCGCGGCCGCGACCGCCGGGGGGCAGAAGCGCGACGTGATCGTCGTCCATCTGCGGCAGACCCGCGGCGGCGGCTCCTCCACCGCGCTGCTGGTCGACAACGAGACCACCAAGAAGGCCACCACCGTCCTGCTGCCGAACACCCTGGCCGTCGCCAAGGAGGGCGGCGCCGGCTCCACCACGCTCGGCAAGTCCGTGCAGGACGACGGCACCGGGGCCACCCGCGACGCCCTGAACACGCTGCTGGGCTCCGACATCAAGGGCAGCTGGCGGCTGGACACCCCCTACCTGGAGAACCTGGTCGAGCTCGTCGGCGGCATCGAGGCCGACACCGACACCGACGTCCCCGGCGAGAAGCCCGGCGACAGCCCGCTCGTCCGGCGCGGCACCGCGCAGAGCCTGAGCGGCCGCACGGCCGTCGCCTACGCCACCCACCGCGGGCCCGGAGAGGACGAGGGCAAGCAGCTCGCCCGGTTCGGCCAGGTCATGCAGGCGGTGCTGAAGAAGATGCCGGACGACAGCGCCTCGGCCACGCGCACCGTGGAGTCGCTCGCGCAGATCCCCGACCCCTCGCTCTCCACCGAGCAGCTGGGCGCCTCCCTGGCCCACATGGCCGCGCTGGCCCGGAAGGGCTCGTACGCCACCGCGCTGCTGCCCGTGGAGAAGGACGGCACCCTCGGCGAGAAGGCCACCGGAGGCGTCGTCAAGGAGGTCCTGGGCGGCACGGTGAGGAACACCGGCCGCGACGCGACGCCCCGGGTGAGCGTGAAGAACGCCACAGGCGGCAAGGGACCCGCCACCTCCGCCCAGATCACGCTGGTCAACAGCGGCTACAGCGTGATCGACGGCGGCACGGCGGGATCCGCGGCGACGGCCTCGGCGGTGCTCTACGCGGACGAGAAGCGGGCGGCGGAGGCCAAGGAGGTCGCCAAGACGCTGGGGCTGCCGGCGGGCGCGGTGAAGCAGGCGAAGGACGCGACGACGGCCGACGTCACCGTGGTCCTGGGCAAGGACTACAAGGGCTGA